One genomic window of Oryctolagus cuniculus chromosome 11, mOryCun1.1, whole genome shotgun sequence includes the following:
- the GNAS gene encoding guanine nucleotide-binding protein G(s) subunit alpha isoform X12 has protein sequence MFDVGGQRDERRKWIQCFNDVTAIIFVVASSSYNMVIREDNQTNRLQEALNLFKSIWNNRWLRTISVILFLNKQDLLAEKVLAGKSKIEDYFPEFARYTTPEDATPEPGEDPRVTRAKYFIRDEFLRISTASGDGRHYCYPHFTCAVDTENIRRVFNDCRDIIQRMHLRQYELL, from the exons ATGTTCGATGTGGGCGGCCAGCGCGACGAGCGCCGCAAGTGGATCCAGTGCTTCAACG ACGTGACTGCCATCATCTTCGTGGTGGCCAGCAGCAGCTACAACATGGTCATCCGCGAGGACAACCAGACCAACCGTCTGCAGGAGGCGCTGAACCTCTTCAAGAGCATCTGGAACAACAG atggctgcgcaCCATCTCCGTGATTCTGTTCCTCAACAAGCAAGACCTGCTGGCTGAGAAGGTGctggctgggaaatccaagattgAGGACTACTTTCCAGAATTCGCTCGCTACACTACTCCTGAGGATG CTACTCCCGAGCCCGGAGAGGACCCACGCGTGACCCGGGCCAAGTACTTCATCCGCGACGAGTTCCTG AGAATCAGCACCGCTAGTGGAGATGGGCGCCACTACTGCTACCCTCACTTCACCTGCGCTGTGGACACGGAGAACATCCGCCGCGTGTTCAACGACTGCCGTGACATCATCCAGCGCATGCACCTGCGTCAGTACGAGCTGCTCTAA